The region tatttttatttgcttttattttcagatctattaatccaaaaatccaaaaataccttgctacaatttttatttatttatcttaTTTCGCGTTCCCACGAGATCCATTTATCCAAACTACtataattttacctatctttttacccttgagggattgacaactcctctcttacgtcgggttgcaagtatttgttctttgtgtgcaggtgttgtttacgtggtgttgcatggttctcctacttgtTTGATAACCttcgtctcatcactgagggaaatacctaccattgttgtgctgcatcatcccttcctctttgggaaaataccgacgtgGTTCAAGCCAACATCAATGCACCACCAGGTAATGAAGCTTCCCGCAACTTTATTTCCCTCTAGCATTTTCATAGAGCAATTTCACCATCGCCGATTAGGTCTGGAGGTCACCATGGTCATCGCCTCCTCTATACCTTCCCTATGTCCCACTCCAACCACCATCACCTCGTTCTCGAGGCAGCCACTTTCTCCTCCTCAAACCAATGTAACCCCATTATGTTCCTCGTCTTCCCAAATAGCAAAACATAGTGCGTAGAGGCGACACACACACAAGGTCATGTGTGGCCTATAGCCCTTTCCCACGAAATAGACACAAACATCAGAGGGTTGCCACATGCAGGCCAAGAAGTCAGAGAGATGGTCCGCACATGCCCTCGGCAGCCTCACAGATGCCCCCCATAAACTTGGAGGATATTTTACCAAGCCAACAAAAAACCTATATACGTTGAGGAGACGAACGAAGAAGGAAGTAAAGCATAGTGAGGACATGCCAAGATCATCCTTGCATTTGAATTTTTCGATAATAGCGCACAATTTATAGGAGAGAAATATTACTCTCTTCTTGATCCACCTCGCCCCTCCTCCTCCATCGTCGTTGTCAAAGGGCACGACCGGGCGAAGCCCAGTCGACGTCGACGACAACAAGGCTTCTCACTTCCTTGCGTGTGGGACCTAGTTTAGACTAGCTACGATGGGTTGGGCCAGGACGCCATGATTTGTAGGGTCACGATGGCATGACAGGCGATCCTCCCAAAGGCAACACCAGTAGCTTCGGTGACATTGGCTTCTAGTTGGTGCGGCATGTGCTTGGTGGGCGTCACGGCGAGTTGGGCTTCGCACAAATCTGGTGTCCGTTGGCGACTGGTGGCGCGGGACGACAAATTTTGTTGTGCCTTGTCCGGTagtggctggtggcggcgatgcacTTTCGCGGTGGCATGGTTGTCTGTGGCTATTGGGCACGTGGGCAGTGGAAATGGTGGCCCTAAGTGGGTTACAACGGGGGTTGGCGCTGATCTAGGAGCTCGATGGAAGCTGCGACAAGCGCCCCCAAGGTTGCATGACGACAAGAAGTACCGGTTTCTGGACAGTTCCCCATGCAGATCTGCAGGGGACAAATATGATAGGGTACTAGCTATCGCTTCCTGGAGGTGCTCCCTATAGGTGGCTGGCGGCGCAAGCCCCCGGGTTTGGGTGCGGGGCATTTCCCCCTTCCCTAGGACGGACTTGTACCCACACGCGAACAGTCGTGGCACTGATGTTGTCTGTTTATGCCCCCTACGACCGGCCTTGTGGTAGGACATTGGGTTAGGTGGGGTGACGTCGGCCTCCCCTCTAGTCAGTGGCGTCCACGTGTTTTGATGCCATTGAGAGGTTCAGGGAGGGATGCTGGGGAGGCGCTCGGGTGGCGCGCTACTCGGTAGGCTCGAGGCAGGTCTCCTGGTTgtggtgatggtgtgcttcttgGTCATGTGGCTGGCGAGAGGTGTTGAGGTGGGTGGACCTCGCGTCCTCTCTGTGCAAGGGAGGTGCCCAGATCGGGTTCTGGAGGTTTCAACTTTCTCGCAATGGCTGACTTCGCCCCGTGGTGACTCGTGGAAGCAACCATATGAAAGCTCCATGCTTCAGCGCCGACGGCGACGGCACCCACGGGTACCGCTCTCCTCTTGAGGTCGTTGTCGCAACCTCGCTTTTCCCTCTCAGGGTTCCAGGTGAAAGCATTGTACATTCCGTCGGACGCGACGATTGTGACGCTTTGTGCGCTTCCCTTTTGAGGCCGTTGTCGTAGAACTAAGGTGACGTTGGTGGCATTGTGTAGTCTTTAGCAACGCCTATTCTTTCTCGGCATCGTTGTCGTGGCATCCGTCCGATGAATGTTgtctgttttttttctattttctgctttgTTTGAGGGCTTCAATACCATTTAACGTTTGGTtgtgtgctttatatataaagcaggacAGAAAGCGATAAACCAAGGAAAAGGATAAGAGGAACTCTATCTCCAAAAAATATTTTTGACAAGTAGCATCACAAATAATGCATAACATGGGATTAATTTTACTATTTTGATTGTTAATTACACTGTTCAATATTCAGCAAAATAGCAATACAGTTTACACAGAGCAGAAAGCCGGTTCAGAGAACTCTTCAGAGCAGAAACAAAGCAACTTCCTACATCCAAAACATTATCAAGAATAAAATTGATCTTTTGTAAAACAAACTCCAGATCGAAACTTCATCGATATTATATGCTTTGTAAGTGTATATTAGCTACTGGTTTCCCAAATAATTAAATCTGTGGCGAACAATCTCAGAAAGCTACTAATTCAGCTCCTTTGGGACCGTCGGTTCGGAGCCTTGAGCTCCCTCTGGCGCGCCAGGCTGCCGTTGCGCGCCCGCGGCAGACGCCTCGCGCGCCCTCCGCGACCGCAACAGCATGGCGAGCATGGCCGGCGTCGCGTACGGCAGCGTCGCGGCTTGCTGCGACACCTGGTGCGTGGCCGCCGTTGTCGTCACCGCTCCATCTTGGAATGCAATCACCGACGGCAGCTGCAGCTGCGATGAACACCCCCGTTGCTGCATGTGCGCGCTCATGCCGGCGAGCATGTACGCCCGCCCCGAGCGCGCGTAGTTCTGCCGGCTCGACACGCGCCTGCGCATGTCCCGCAGCTCGATCTCCAGCGCCACGATCATGGGGTCGCCGCCTCGTGCCGCGTCCGACTGCGCCACCGCTCCCCGCCGGCTCTCGAGGATCTCCACCGCCTCCTGGTGCTCGCCCCGCTCTGCGGCTGCCCTTGCTGCCGCCATGTCCTCGGTGGCCTCAACCCGGACGCGCTCCCGCTCTACCTCGACGGAGCGTTCTGCGTCCACCGCGTGCTCTGGTCTCGCCACCACCATGTCCTCTGCCATCACGTTGACGTCCGCGCCGGCGGCCGCGTCTCGGTAGAGGCAGCTGACTTTGATTAGAGCAGTGAGATCACCGTCGGTTGCTTCAGCTCTTGGCACGACCAAGAACAGCAAGAAACGCCTCTCCTCGTCGGCGTAGAGTTCGCCGACTACAATCAACGCAGCCCGGCCGTCCTCGTCGACGCTGCTCTCGTAAAGCCCGGACTTGACCGAGCCAATGCGAACTCCTGGATCCAAGCACTGGACGGCGATGCGCGCCTCCTGGACCACGACGGAGAGCAGCCCGCCGACGCACTGCGCGAACGCGTCCTGGATTACGGCCTCATTCTCGATGAACGAGAACGTGCCGCCCGTCGCCTCGGAAACAGCGTGCATCGCGGCCGCGTCGTGGTCGTTCCCGAAGCCGAACGTGTGGACCGGCGTTGCCCGGTCGCCGGTACTGGTGCCCGTGCGCGCAAAGGATGGCGGAACGAGCGCCGCGTAGTTGGGTAATCCCCTCCCGAACGCCTGCCTCGTCGGGGTGTAGTTGTCCTGGCCGTCGGTGAGGAGCACGACGCTCGACACGCCGTTCCTATACCGGCGCTCGTCGAGCACCTTGGCGGCCGTACGGAGCCCCTCGGCGATGTTGGTGCCGGTGCGCGCCGTGAGGGACTCGACGGCGCGCACGCACAGCGCCTTCCCGGCGTCGGACATGCGCGTGAGCCTGGTCACCCGGCGCGCCCTGGACGAGAAGGACACAACGGAGAGGCGGTCgtcggggccgaggatgtcgatgaCGAACCGCATCGCCTGCTTCAGCAGGGCGAGCTTGCTCCCGTGCATGCTCCTGCTGACATCGAGCACCGTAACGAGGTCGACAGGCGCGCGCTGTGCCGGAGCGTCGCCTGCCGCTTCGGTGCCGGAGCCTGCTATCCCGGGAGCCTTAAGGTGCACGAGCACGGCGAAGTTGTCGTCAGACGAGTCTCTAGCGACGGCCGAGTAGTGCCCGTGTGTCTTGACGACCACTGCCTCGTCGGACGCAGCGCCTGCTTGTCGCCGGCTATCAGGCGGCCCCACCTGTTCGTCGTCGTCGAAGACGACCGGATCCTCGGAATGGGCGCGTACTCGCCGAGGCTGTACGGCATCCACGGACGGCGGCTGCGAAGTCGGCATTGATGCGGGCGGTCGCACGAACGGCAGCTCGCGCCATTGCGCGTTGCAGAGCGGGCAGAGGAGGTTGCCGTGCTCGACGCTGGCGGAGATGCAGTGGAAGTGGAACGTGTGGGAGCACTCGGCCGTGAAGATGGCCTGCCCGCCGCCGGCGCCCATGCCGCCGAGGCAGATGGCGCAAGGATTCGTCTGCGTGCAAAGCAGATCATGCAGAAAGCATTAGTATTTCAGAAGAAAATTGTGAAATGCTTCATCGACATTGGTGAGCTACAAAACAAAACAAGACGGACAATTCATTCACCTGCTTAGTTCCTTCCATCTCTCTGCAAGCTGCTCGGAAAATGATACGAACAAGTAAGCGGGATAGTGATTGAGCCAGATGATTCGTCCGCAAAGAAGGTGCTCGGAAATTGATAGGGACAAGGAAGCAGGATAGTGATTGAGCCGGATGCTTCGTCCAAGAAGAAGCTGCTCGGAAATTGATACGGGCAAGGAGGACTATCTCGTAGTGGTTGCCACGTACGGTGACCTCGTAGTGCCTAAACAATGATCTTCCCCTTCTTTCTTTATATAAGCAGCGCGGAGATATTTGGAAGAGGAAGACAGCTCAACGGCTAGCAAATCAAAGATGCTTGAGCAAAACTCGCTTTTTGACAGAGTTGTATGCTTCATCCATCTCATCTCCCATACTTCTTTATCTTGTCTTGTCTCTAAATTTGAATCCATTGCATCTTTTGAACAGAAAGTCCAAAGTAAGTTTCGTTTGCATATTTGTATTTGTTGTGACGAGAACTATCGAACAAGACCACACTTGAATACATTTTGATAATTTTTAAAAATTTAGTatgtttcaaatattaaaacttggtaGTTGTAATATTATGTTTTTACCAAGTTCATTTGCTTTTAGGGTTTAAGGC is a window of Triticum dicoccoides isolate Atlit2015 ecotype Zavitan chromosome 2B, WEW_v2.0, whole genome shotgun sequence DNA encoding:
- the LOC119364828 gene encoding E3 ubiquitin-protein ligase WAV3-like — protein: MEGTKQTNPCAICLGGMGAGGGQAIFTAECSHTFHFHCISASVEHGNLLCPLCNAQWRELPFVRPPASMPTSQPPSVDAVQPRRVRAHSEDPVVFDDDEQVGPPDSRRQAGAASDEAVVVKTHGHYSAVARDSSDDNFAVLVHLKAPGIAGSGTEAAGDAPAQRAPVDLVTVLDVSRSMHGSKLALLKQAMRFVIDILGPDDRLSVVSFSSRARRVTRLTRMSDAGKALCVRAVESLTARTGTNIAEGLRTAAKVLDERRYRNGVSSVVLLTDGQDNYTPTRQAFGRGLPNYAALVPPSFARTGTSTGDRATPVHTFGFGNDHDAAAMHAVSEATGGTFSFIENEAVIQDAFAQCVGGLLSVVVQEARIAVQCLDPGVRIGSVKSGLYESSVDEDGRAALIVVGELYADEERRFLLFLVVPRAEATDGDLTALIKVSCLYRDAAAGADVNVMAEDMVVARPEHAVDAERSVEVERERVRVEATEDMAAARAAAERGEHQEAVEILESRRGAVAQSDAARGGDPMIVALEIELRDMRRRVSSRQNYARSGRAYMLAGMSAHMQQRGCSSQLQLPSVIAFQDGAVTTTAATHQVSQQAATLPYATPAMLAMLLRSRRAREASAAGAQRQPGAPEGAQGSEPTVPKELN